Proteins encoded in a region of the Hippopotamus amphibius kiboko isolate mHipAmp2 chromosome 11, mHipAmp2.hap2, whole genome shotgun sequence genome:
- the SERPINB2 gene encoding plasminogen activator inhibitor 2, which produces MEELYVANTIFALNFFKHLVNTSTSTQNLFFCPWGISSTMAMVYLGARGNTADQMAKVLQFNKVGAHEVTPDTPESFTCSEFMQQIQKSTYPDAILQAQAANTVHSSFRSLSSAINASTGEYSLESANKLFGEKSARFSEGYMQLSKKYYSTEPQAVDFLEGAEDTRKKINSWIETQTKGKIPNLLPEGSIDVDTKMVLVNAVYFKGKWKTPFQKKLNKLYPFHVNLTQRKSVQMMFLHEKLNIGYIEDLKVQILELPYAGDVSMVLLLPDGIAEFSSGLELLESEITYDKLNKWLSKDTMAEDDVEVYVPRFKLEEHYELKPILMSMGMDDAFSQGQANFSGMSEKNDLFLSEVFHQASVDVNEEGTEAAAGTGAIMSGRTGHGGPRFVADHPFLFLIMHKITKSILFFGRFASP; this is translated from the exons ATGGAAGAACTTTATGTGGCAAACACAATCTTTGCCCTCAATTTCTTCAAGCATCTGGTAAATACAAGCACCAGCACCCAGAATCTCTTCTTCTGTCCATGGGGCATCTCTTCCACCATGGCCATGGTCTACCTGGGTGCCAGGGGCAACACTGCAGACCAGATGGCCAAA GTGCTGCAGTTTAACAAAGTTGGAGCCCACGAAGTCACCCCAGACACCCCAGAGAGCTTCACTTGTTCTGAATTCATGCAGCAGATCCAGAAGAGCACTTATCCGGACGCTATTTTGCAG GCACAAGCTGCGAACACAGTCCATTCATCCTTCCGTTCCCTCAGTTCCGCCATCAATGCATCCACAGGGGAGTATTCATTGGAGAGCGCCAATAAGCTGTTTGGAGAGAAGTCTGCAAGATTCAGTGAA ggaTACATGCAACTCTCCAAGAAATACTATTCTACAGAACCCCAGGCAGTTGACTTCCTAGAAGGTGCAGAAGACACCAGAAAAAAGATTAATTCCTGGATCGAGACTCAAACCAAAG GCAAAATCCCAAACTTGTTACCTGAAGGTTCTATAGATGTGGATACCAAGATGGTCCTGGTGAACGCTGTCTACTTCAAAGGAAAGTGGAAAACTCCATTTCAGAAGAAATTAAACAAGCTTTATCCTTTCCATGTGAACTTG ACTCAGCGCAAATCGGTACAGATGATGTTCTTGCATGAAAAACTGAACATTGGATACATAGAAGACCTAAAGGTTCAGATACTAGAACTCCCCTATGCTGGAGATGTCAGTATGGTCCTGTTGCTTCCAGATGGAATTGCTGAATTCTCTAGTGGCTTGGAGCTG CTGGAAAGTGAAATAACCTATGACAAACTCAACAAGTGGCTCAGCAAAGACACCATGGCTGAGGACGATGTGGAGGTGTATGTGCCCCGGTTCAAATTAGAAGAGCATTATGAACTCAAGCCCATCCTCATGAGCATGGGCATGGATGACGCCTTCAGCCAGGGCCAAGCCAATTTCTCAGGCATGTCTGAAAAGAATGACCTGTTTCTGTCTGAAGTGTTCCATCAAGCCTCTGTGGACGTAAACGAGGAAGGCACTGAAGCAGCTGCTGGCACTGGGGCCATCATGTCCGGGAGAACTGGCCACGGAGGCCCACGGTTTGTGGCAGAccatcctttcctcttcctcatcatGCACAAGATAACCAAGAGCATCCTCTTTTTTGGCAGATTTGCCTCACCCTAA